CCCACGTCCAAGATCCTATGGAGTACCGACGGCCATTGGTTCCCAGAGACGTACCTGCTCGCCGTGACGCAAATGCGAGAGGTGTTGGAGACGGTGCTGTGCGACTATGTTGGCAGGGGCGACCTGAGCTGGACGCAGGCCATCGGCCTTGTTGAGCATGTCCTCTTTCACAACGCCAACAGGATCTACGACCTGAAGCTGAAGATGCAGCCGCAGACGTCGCCGGAGTTGGTGTCGAGAGGGGTTGCGCCTCGGTCCATAGTCTTGAACCTAGACGACTCCATTCGGTTCCTGCGGGTTTGCTGGAACGACATgacggccacgccgcggATGCGCGCCATCCCCATGCGTCGCGTGCGGTCCATGCTCCAGAACAATGAAGACTTTTCCTTTGGTATCACAAAGGCTTGCTTGGGGATGACGTACGCGGGGGAGCGGGCACCGGGGGCCAGTGCCGTGGGGGAGTGGCGTCTGCATCCAGACCTTGGCAGCCTCCGCCTCGGGCCCCGAGCAGGACACGTTACGGTGATGGCCGACTTTAGAGAGCAGGACGGCTCGACTGTTCCGCTGTGCCCAAGATCGGCGTTGAAGCGAGCCGTCGAAATGGCGAGCGTCGCGGGCTTGACGTTGGCGATTGgcttcgaggtcgaggtcgtcatcctcgatgtcagcgagggcggccagtACGAGCCACTCCGAGGAGTCGGTCATCAATGGTGCATTGCGCGGGTGATGGACCATGAAGTAGTTGCTACTGTCATTGAGACTGCGATCGAGCggttggaggcggcgggcgtgtaCGTGGAGATGGTGCACGCCGAGAGCGCCAGCGCACAGTACGAGATTGTATTGCCCAAGGCGACGCCCCTCGAGGCAGTGGACACGCTGCTCTTTGCCCGGGATGTCATATCATGCTGTGCGACAGCGCGTGGATACAAGGCCACCCTCCACCCGAAGCCGTTTGGAGACGACTGCGGGACCGGAAGCCACGTCCACATGTCCATCTCGTCACCCGGGGGCTCGCAAAGGGACGTCTACGAACCCTTCTACGCCGGCATCCTGTCCCACCTCCAGGCGATAGCGGCCCTGACGTACAGCAACGCCGCGAGCTACGAGCGCGTGAGAGACgggtggtgggcgggtggCACGTGGGTTACGTGGGGGACCCAGAACCGAGAGGCGCCGCTGCGGAAAGTCGACGGGAGCCACTGGGAGCTCAAgtgcgtcgacggcatggccAACCCGTACctggccatgtcggccaTCATCCTGGCCGGGCTGGACGGCGTGACGAGCAACACGCCGCTGAGATGGAAAGACTGCGTACACGAGCCGCACACTCTTtccgacgaggagaggcggCGTCTCGGGATCACAGAAAGGCTGCCCTCCAATCTCCCGCAGGCCTTGTCTGCGCTTCGGGACGACCGCGCCCTGCGTGGCTTGCTTGGCGACGATCTGGTGGAGAGGTATGTGGCTGTCAAGGAGATCGAGATGGCGTTTCTCGAGAAGATGGACAGCGAGTCACGGAGGGGGTGGCTGCTCGAACGATATTAGCTCGGGGGAGACCAATGTCTGGCACACGAAGATGATGTTGGCGGGAAACTTGGAACAAATGCTATAGACAGCTCCATTTGACGCGGCACTTGTTGGCGCTTGCTTGGACACCAAAGGGCAAGTGGGCATAGAATTGGGCTGTCCCACCACGCAGGGCATGACAAGGTGTCTAGATCTATGAGTGTGCATACAGGTCCCATCTCAAATGCGGGTCTTCtaccgcgtcgtcgtcttccttTCCATCCTGCAGGATCTACacgtccttggccgtcgtctcggcatgcttcttcttggcctcctctgcagcagctgcagcagcatccaaAGCATCCTTGAGGGTGTCTATGAGGTCCTCCACGTCCTCCAGGCCGGCCGAGATCCTCACGCTCTCCTCCTTGACCCCGCACGTCCTCATGTACTCCCTCTCCTCAGGATTCTTGGAGAACATGAACATGTTGTAGCACAGCGCGAGGGTGACGTGGCCGCCCAGATGCGGGCTCGGGTAGAAGCCGAGCCGGTCGTAAaaggccttggccgcggccacgctCGCAAAGTTGACCGTCATGAGGCATCCGTAACCCGGCTCTGGCAACTCCTTGTCGCTGCGTCTCTTGTACTTGTCGTATAGGCCCTTGCTGGGTAGGAGTCCCGGGTACTGgacgctggcgacgggcgaaTCGCCCTGACCGATGGTGCCGTGGAGAAacgtggccatggcgtggGCGTTGCGGTTGAGGCGTCGCGTGCGGGCGAGAAAGTCGCGCGAGTTGGCGAGCAGCACGTCCGCGTCGGCAATGAAGAGCTCGTTGCGGTGCGTCGAGGAGAAGACCGAGGACAGGGCCGAAAAGTGCGGCGAGAGGGGGTTGAGAACGATGGAGCCGCCCATGACGTTGGAGAGGCCGCTAAAGGACTTGGTGAGCGAGGTCAAGAGCACGTCCGTCTCGGCAAGGAAGTCGACGTTGCCGAAGCCGGCGACAGTATCGTCAAGGATGAGGATGAAGCCATGTTTCTCCGACTGTGTGCTGCGGGATCAGTTTTCTTCTGACGTCTACTGAGTGAGTGTTGGCCGTGTACAACGGACGGACTCACCAGCTTCTTGATGCGGGCCACATCGACCGTATCGAGGGTTGGGTTCCCGGGCACTTCGACCAGCACGTGGCTGACGTCCCTGCCGTTCTGAGTCTCCTGGTCGAGCCACGACTCGAACGCGTCGATGCCCtcttcgtcgacgcggccgaaATGCTTCCAGCCGTGGGGCGACTCCTCGATGAGATGGTGGTACGTGTTgtggaagacgacgcccagGACGACAATGGTGCCCGGGCGGAAGCGCACGAGGGCGTTGCTCGTGTGgaagacggccgccatgcccgtggGATACAGATACACGTCCCCGGGCGCGCACGTCGCCACCCTGGCTGGGTCCAGCGGCGCccgatgcagcagctcgacgatgcgctcaCGCAGACCCTGGTGCGCCGGGCCCTCGGGCGTCCATGTTGGGGCAGGCatcacgtcggcgtcggcaccacCAATCGGCAGCTCGACTTCCTGCATGGTGGCGACATGCTTGAGGAGCTGCTCCCCGGCCCGAATCGACAGGCCGATGCCGGGGTTGCTCcacgtcgccatggcgccgagcATGTGCTTGGGGTCGTAGAGCACGACGAAGAGCCtgtggccgccgacgtcgacgcacCGGAGGCTGATGGCGTCGGGCGTCATGACGTGCTCCttgcgctgcgccagcgTGACGTGCCGGCGCGTGTAGGGGCCCATGTCGGGGTTGAGATAGGGCAGGGCGACGGAGCCCTCCATGCCCACGAGTTGTGCGATGGCCTGGCCCAGCTGCCAGTAACCAGGCATTAGCATGGGGACAAGCAAAGTGAAACAATGCTGGACAGTACCTCGGCCGCAAACTGCGTCGGCGCAAAGCGCGGGTAGATGTGGACGATGCGCGACAGCGCCGacatgtcgccgtcgcggatgCTCCGCGCCTGGTCCCATCCCGGGaggttggtgatgatgctgtaGGGCGTCTGCGGGGGCGGGGCATGCCCGAAGTCGGATTGGGGCTTGAGGACGaccatggctgctgctgctgcgacgttgctgatgatgatggcctgcaGGTGCCTGCCTCGCGTATGTATGCTGTCTCAGGGTAGCAGTACTCCTGAGCCACCAGACTGGGCACAGGCACCGGGATGGTGGCAGTAGTTTATAACGTGCACGATgcaggtgtgtgtgtgttgggACACTCAAAAGTAAGCGTCCTCTGTTAGCCTGACGGTTGACCCCTGGACGGCCTACGGGCtgatcgccgccgcatcatcatTCATTCAATGCAGCAGATGCTGGTAACCGGGGCTCATCACTCTCAGATACATACGTCCCACAGCAGCCCGACGAGCCGTGCAGCAAGCCAACAAGCGAATCGTCGTCTCACGCTCTCCCCCCTCGTCTCGTCTTACGTGAGTTGTGCCCGAGCCCGCGATAACGAAATGGCGCATAATCAGCAaatggccggcggcgggcgcaagaCGCTCATCAGCAACTCGTCTCGTGTGTGGATAGAaggtgctgctgatgatgagtAATTGCCCGGGTTCTGCGCTACGGTGTGAATGGGCTGTTGTTGGGTTGAATGGAGAGAACGTGCCGTTGGTCTGGCATCGAAATAAGGTGGGATAATTCCACATCATTCAGTCTGTGTACCTTATGCAGGTAATAAACGGTGCCATGACGGATCTACTAGGCTGTTTGGCTGACTGCCTGGTGGAGGAATCATTGGTCAGTGTATGGTGGTTGTCACACGCTACACGATGGCTTCGTTCAATGGGTTGttcgttgatggcggcctcTTGTCCCCTCGCGAGGGCGAACCCGTCAGCCGCTCAATTCGATGGAAtagcccctccctcccttgcAGTGGCAACATGCCAAGTACATGCACGCACACGGCTCGTGCTCTGCACATGCAATAAAGCAGGAAATGGCCAGGGAAGCTGACGCGAGTGGGCTTTGAAGTGGCGCTCTTTCTTTACCTTGACCACGCACAGCATGAACCGGATCAATTAACGTGATGTTGACCATCCGACATCCCGCAGACCCAACCGACTTGAGCTCTTTACTCGTCACAATAGAACGGCGCCGGACCGCCCAGGGCAACGGAGAGAACAGACGGCAAAGCTGGCCGCTTTCGCAGCCATTGATGGCGCCACACATGATGCCGCAACGTGCCATCTTTCCGTCCATGTACGTCTCGTCCTTGTACATTTCGCTACGCCGGTCGATTTGACACTCAATGACAAGGCCAGAGCCGTCGTTGATGGCGCTCGTTTCGACCACTACGCTCACTggc
This sequence is a window from Purpureocillium takamizusanense chromosome 8, complete sequence. Protein-coding genes within it:
- a CDS encoding uncharacterized protein (antiSMASH:Cluster_8.1~EggNog:ENOG503NXG3~COG:E), producing the protein MAAVAATHHGKEQLLHAIRATPIIDNHAHPLLRREALSRHPLLSIATEAHGDALHASRDSLAHVRAVKQLSGVLGCDSTWEAVEAAIEQRRESDYDAWIATCLSGIQSVLVDDGLDGAGEAEPYSHFSRFTASAAKRIVRIEHVAVPLIEAACTTCGTAQESYEAFEQAFEKSILQAIADPEVVGFKSVICYRTGLAIPPTPDSELAVSAFEGIFRQRQGPNATAFARVHHRGLNEHLVHLVAGLVSDSRCSKPIQFHTGLGDNDITLTTSSPSHLQAFIEAYPTVPIVLLHSGYPFARETGYLAAMYANVYADIGEVFPFLSRDGQEKVVRHMLELCPTSKILWSTDGHWFPETYLLAVTQMREVLETVLCDYVGRGDLSWTQAIGLVEHVLFHNANRIYDLKLKMQPQTSPELVSRGVAPRSIVLNLDDSIRFLRVCWNDMTATPRMRAIPMRRVRSMLQNNEDFSFGITKACLGMTYAGERAPGASAVGEWRLHPDLGSLRLGPRAGHVTVMADFREQDGSTVPLCPRSALKRAVEMASVAGLTLAIGFEVEVVILDVSEGGQYEPLRGVGHQWCIARVMDHEVVATVIETAIERLEAAGVYVEMVHAESASAQYEIVLPKATPLEAVDTLLFARDVISCCATARGYKATLHPKPFGDDCGTGSHVHMSISSPGGSQRDVYEPFYAGILSHLQAIAALTYSNAASYERVRDGWWAGGTWVTWGTQNREAPLRKVDGSHWELKCVDGMANPYLAMSAIILAGLDGVTSNTPLRWKDCVHEPHTLSDEERRRLGITERLPSNLPQALSALRDDRALRGLLGDDLVERYVAVKEIEMAFLEKMDSESRRGWLLERY
- a CDS encoding Cystathionine gamma-synthase (COG:E~EggNog:ENOG503NZPG), which translates into the protein MVVLKPQSDFGHAPPPQTPYSIITNLPGWDQARSIRDGDMSALSRIVHIYPRFAPTQFAAELGQAIAQLVGMEGSVALPYLNPDMGPYTRRHVTLAQRKEHVMTPDAISLRCVDVGGHRLFVVLYDPKHMLGAMATWSNPGIGLSIRAGEQLLKHVATMQEVELPIGGADADVMPAPTWTPEGPAHQGLRERIVELLHRAPLDPARVATCAPGDVYLYPTGMAAVFHTSNALVRFRPGTIVVLGVVFHNTYHHLIEESPHGWKHFGRVDEEGIDAFESWLDQETQNGRDVSHVLVEVPGNPTLDTVDVARIKKLSEKHGFILILDDTVAGFGNVDFLAETDVLLTSLTKSFSGLSNVMGGSIVLNPLSPHFSALSSVFSSTHRNELFIADADVLLANSRDFLARTRRLNRNAHAMATFLHGTIGQGDSPVASVQYPGLLPSKGLYDKYKRRSDKELPEPGYGCLMTVNFASVAAAKAFYDRLGFYPSPHLGGHVTLALCYNMFMFSKNPEEREYMRTCGVKEESVRISAGLEDVEDLIDTLKDALDAAAAAAEEAKKKHAETTAKDV
- a CDS encoding Cystathionine gamma-synthase (COG:E~EggNog:ENOG503NZPG), which codes for MVVLKPQSDFGHAPPPQTPYSIITNLPGWDQARSIRDGDMSALSRIVHIYPRFAPTQFAAELGQAIAQLVGMEGSVALPYLNPDMGPYTRRHVTLAQRKEHVMTPDAISLRCVDVGGHRLFVVLYDPKHMLGAMATWSNPGIGLSIRAGEQLLKHVATMQEVELPIGGADADVMPAPTWTPEGPAHQGLRERIVELLHRAPLDPARVATCAPGDVYLYPTGMAAVFHTSNALVRFRPGTIVVLGVVFHNTYHHLIEESPHGWKHFGRVDEEGIDAFESWLDQETQNGRDVSHVLVEVPGNPTLDTVDVARIKKLVSPSVVHGQHSLSRRQKKTDPAAHSRRNMASSSSLTILSPASATSTSLPRRTCS